The following DNA comes from Paraburkholderia sp. PGU19.
GCGCGCGCCGATTCAACAGCGGCATTCAACGCCAGGATGTTGGTCTGGAACGCGATGCCCTCGATCATCCCCACAATGCCGACAATGCGCCCTGATTGCTCGACGGCAGCGTTCATCGTCTTTGCCGCGCCCGCAACGGCCTCGTTGCCGCGACGCGCGGCATCCACGGCGCCCGCGGCGACGGCGTTGGCCGTCGTCGCCTGATTGGCCGTGCCGCGCACCGTGCCCGCCAGTTCTTCCATGCTGGCCGCCGTTTGCTGGATCGACGCGGCCTGTTGCTCGGTTCTCGACGACAGATCGAGATTGCCCGCCGACACTTCACCGGCAGCGAGTTCGAGGTGACGGCTGTTCGTCCTCACCTTCAGCAGCACACCGTGCAGCTTTTCGACGAATGCGTTGAACTGCCTCGCGAGATGGCCGACTTCGTCGTTGCTGAGTTGAGGAAGACGCCGCGTCATGTCGCCATCGCCGGATGCGATTTCGTGCATCGAGTTGGCAAGATTGCGAATGGGATCGGTCATCCTGCGGCCCAACGCAATCATGATGAGCACGGCGACCACGAGCACCAGCAGCCCCATCCCGATCAGCGTCCACGTGAGCCGGTTGGCGGCTGCCATCATTTCCGAATCGGGCACGAGCGCGTAGTACTTCCAGCCGTTCTTCGGTGACGTGTAGATGAACGACTGATAATCGACGCCGTCCATCTGGATGCGAACGAGCCCATCGCTGCCATTGGACAGTTGTTCGTATCCGCCGCCCAGGCCCTTCAGTTCCTTGAACTCATGTTTCTTCTCGCGCGGGTCGATCAGAATTTTTCCGCTGCTGTCCGTAACGAGCAGATAGCCGGTCTTGCCGAACTGGATGCCACTGGTGAGCCGCGCGAAGTCGTCGAGCGAGATGTCGCCTTCGAGCACGCCGAGAATCTCGTCCTTGCTGTCCTTGACGACACGCGCGAACGGAATGATCGCGCCGCCGGAGCCGGCCGCGCTCAGATAAGGCGCGGGCCGCACGACGCGATCAGGCGCCGTCATCGCCAGCTGATACCACGGCCTGACGCGCGGATCGTAGTGCTCGCCGTTCAGGCTTTCGATCGGCCATTGCACATAGCCGCCCCAATGCGTGCCGATGTCGAGATAGCGCATGTTGGGATGCGTATCGCCGAACTGCTTGAGCAACGCGAAGATCGTCTTCTCGACTTCGCCGTTCTTATCCGGCGTCATCTGGCCGCCGTGGTTCAGATAGTCGGTGATGCTCTGGTCGGCGGCT
Coding sequences within:
- a CDS encoding methyl-accepting chemotaxis protein, with the translated sequence MKLTDSIAFKFSAASGAALAVTVLLLTTVGALNVRHQAVDEFEQSSHARIVQADESLDVSFKEVEQNLTYLTQTAQLKAADQSITDYLNHGGQMTPDKNGEVEKTIFALLKQFGDTHPNMRYLDIGTHWGGYVQWPIESLNGEHYDPRVRPWYQLAMTAPDRVVRPAPYLSAAGSGGAIIPFARVVKDSKDEILGVLEGDISLDDFARLTSGIQFGKTGYLLVTDSSGKILIDPREKKHEFKELKGLGGGYEQLSNGSDGLVRIQMDGVDYQSFIYTSPKNGWKYYALVPDSEMMAAANRLTWTLIGMGLLVLVVAVLIMIALGRRMTDPIRNLANSMHEIASGDGDMTRRLPQLSNDEVGHLARQFNAFVEKLHGVLLKVRTNSRHLELAAGEVSAGNLDLSSRTEQQAASIQQTAASMEELAGTVRGTANQATTANAVAAGAVDAARRGNEAVAGAAKTMNAAVEQSGRIVGIVGMIEGIAFQTNILALNAAVESARAGESGRGFAVVAAEVRNLAQRSTSAAKEIKALLEASVGNVEAGAEQVNLAGKTIAELTDAVSNLATITSEIADSAREQSRAIGEVNQAVSLMDQSTQQNAALVEEIAATSESLSTQGKDLNATVGFFKLGA